A part of Olleya sp. Bg11-27 genomic DNA contains:
- a CDS encoding transketolase family protein, translating to MKTYTNTGSKDTRSGFGDGLTELGRTNPNVVALCADLIGSLKMDQFIEENPERFFQIGIAEANMMGIAAGLTIGGKIPFTGTFANFSTGRVYDQIRQSIAYSDKNVKICASHAGLTLGEDGATHQILEDIGLMKMLPGMTVINTCDYNQTKAATIAIAEHDGPVYLRFGRPKVANFTSVDQKFEIGKAVHLQDGTDVTIVATGHLVWEALEAAKVLNEKGISAEVINIHTIKPLDANAIIESVKKTKCIVTAEEHNKLGGLGESVSRILSQNQPTPQEFVATDDTFGESGTPAQLMEKYGLNAEAIINACERVIKRK from the coding sequence ATGAAAACATATACAAATACAGGAAGTAAAGATACAAGGTCAGGTTTTGGAGACGGATTAACAGAATTAGGAAGAACAAATCCAAATGTTGTAGCACTTTGCGCAGATTTAATTGGTTCTTTAAAAATGGATCAATTTATAGAAGAAAACCCAGAACGTTTTTTTCAAATTGGAATTGCGGAAGCTAACATGATGGGTATTGCAGCAGGTTTAACTATTGGAGGAAAAATTCCTTTTACAGGTACATTTGCTAACTTTTCTACTGGACGTGTTTACGATCAAATAAGACAAAGTATTGCTTATTCTGATAAAAACGTAAAAATTTGTGCCTCTCACGCCGGTTTAACTTTAGGTGAAGATGGTGCAACACACCAAATCCTTGAAGATATTGGATTAATGAAAATGCTTCCAGGAATGACTGTAATTAATACTTGTGATTACAATCAAACTAAAGCCGCTACAATAGCTATTGCAGAACATGACGGTCCTGTTTATTTACGTTTCGGACGTCCAAAAGTTGCTAATTTTACATCTGTTGATCAAAAATTCGAAATTGGAAAAGCAGTACATTTACAAGATGGTACTGATGTGACTATCGTTGCTACTGGTCATCTAGTTTGGGAAGCATTAGAAGCTGCTAAGGTTTTAAATGAAAAAGGTATTTCTGCGGAGGTTATAAACATCCATACTATAAAACCATTAGATGCGAATGCTATTATTGAATCTGTTAAGAAAACAAAATGTATTGTTACCGCAGAAGAACATAATAAGCTAGGAGGTTTAGGCGAAAGTGTTTCTAGAATACTATCACAAAATCAACCGACACCTCAAGAGTTTGTTGCTACAGATGACACCTTTGGGGAATCTGGTACTCCTGCACAACTTATGGAGAAATATGGTTTAAATGCTGAAGCTATTATTAATGCTTGCGAACGCGTTATTAAAAGAAAATAG